The following proteins are co-located in the Silene latifolia isolate original U9 population chromosome 1, ASM4854445v1, whole genome shotgun sequence genome:
- the LOC141646795 gene encoding uncharacterized protein LOC141646795, translating into MAARVFSGFLSMLGLLGLQLSAVRLECQACQSQAGKFTGGWPVFSTGAYLDKLIDLTDASAIPTRWMTFQDIGIMSPCSVCGMVHLFWLADGIASFLPEGLFDHSPCIIRLWDEIDRKPSCFKYFNMWGKDDRFKSTVMDVWQQQIKGCKSFQVVKKLKLLKFPLRQLKKEGFGDIINTAKVAQLLLEDIQKKLHQDPHNVSLQTEERAAAKSYKELNEARNMFLNKKAKVQWMKCNDENSHYFHSSIKARRALNKILSIKDQFGVLCSDNKAIEDAFLTYYKDLLGSSKDVVRVNLGVVRRGKCVNHQQATGMIQRVSDAEIKEALFAIPIDKAPGSDGYTSCFFKDSFDITGSDVIQAVHEFFENGKLLE; encoded by the exons ATGGCT GCTAGAGTCTTCTCAGGGTTCTTAAGCATGTTAGGCCTTCTCGGGCTTCAACTTTCGGCAGTGAGACTTGAATGCCAGGCTTGCCAAAGTCAAGCAGGAAAGTTCACTGGTGGTTGGCCTGTCTTCAGTACTGGAGCTTACCTTGATAAGCTAATTGATCTGACTGATGCCTCTGCCATTCCTACTCG GTGGATGACATTCCAAGATATTGGAATCATGTCTCCTTGCAGTGTTTGTGGCAT GGTTCACCTATTCTGGCTTGCTGATG GTATTGCCTCATTCTTACCTGAGGGACTATTTGATCATAGCCCTTGCATTATTCGTCTTTGGGATGAGATTGATAGGAAACCATCTTGCTTCAAGTACTTTAACATGTGGGGCAAGGATGATAGATTTAAGAGTACTGTCATGGATGTTTGGCAGCAACAGATCAAGGGTTGTAAGAGCTTTCAAGTGGTTAAGAAGCTCAAGCTCCTTAAATTCCCTCTTAGGCAGCTGAAAAAAGAGGGGTTTGGGGACATAATCAACACTGCTAAGGTGGCTCAGCTTCTACTTGAGGATATTCAGAAAAAGCTTCATCAGGATCCACATAATGTCAGCTTGCAGACTGAAGAAAGAGCTGCTGCTAAGTCCTATAAGGAACTGAATGAGGCTAGGAATATGTTCCTTAACAAAAAAGCAAAAGTTCAATGGATGAAATGTAATGATGAGAACTCACACTATTTTCACAGCTCCATCAAGGCTAGGAGAGCTCTCAACAAAATTCTTTCTATTAAGGATCAATTTGGGGTACTCTGTTCTGATAATAAGGCCATTGAGGATGCTTTCTTGACCTATTACAAGGATCTCCTAGGCAGCTCTAAGGATGTTGTTAGAGTGAACTTAGGAGTTGTGAGGAGAGGCAAGTGTGTCAATCATCAGCAAGCTACTGGTATGATACAAAGGGTCTCTGATGCTGAAATCAAGGAAGCACTTTTTGCTATCCCCATTGATAAGGCACCTGGTTCTGATGGTTACACATCCTGCTTCTTCAAAGACTCTTTTGATATCACTGGAAGTGATGTTATTCAAGCTGTGCATGAATTCTTTGAGAATGGCAAGCTGCTGGAATAA